A genome region from Oenanthe melanoleuca isolate GR-GAL-2019-014 chromosome 2, OMel1.0, whole genome shotgun sequence includes the following:
- the EOMES gene encoding eomesodermin homolog, producing the protein MQLGEPLLTAAGALPGGPFYPLEGGGRSGAAAAGAGAGTGAAGGSRGPPGPGSPPRLDLDKMPKKFGAAPAILGEAEAVEPPFAAPKPDGRKATPCGDEELPPAAAARYSMDSLSPERYYLQSPGPPAADLGGPCSLFPYPPAAQHGTVYQPPGGPRYPYGSVLSPGGFAGAVCPPGGRAQFGGGGGYQYGQPTGGGGLYGPYPPASGSCGGLGALGVPAAGPGMRAQVFLCNRPLWLKFHRHQTEMIITKQGRRMFPFLSFNITGLNPTAHYNVFVEVVLADPNHWRFQGGKWVTCGKADNNMQGNKVYVHPESPNTGAHWMRQEISFGKLKLTNNKGANNNNAQMIVLQSLHKYQPRLHIVEVTEDGVEDLNDSSKTQTFIFPETQFIAVTAYQNTDITQLKIDHNPFAKGFRDNYDSMYTASENDRLTPSPTDSPRSHQIVPGARYSVQPFFQEQFVNNLPPARFYNGERTVPQTNGLLSPQQNEEVASSPQRWFVTPVQQPSANKLDMNSYETEYSHSTLLPYGIKSLPLQTSHALGYYPDPTFPSMAGWGSRGSYQRKMSTGLTWTSRTSPPGFTEDQLSKDKVKEEMGSSWIETPPSIKSLDSNDSGVYTGACKRRRLSPSTSSNENSPTMKCEDINNAEDYSKDTSKGMGYYAFYASS; encoded by the exons ATGCAGCTGGGAGAGCCGCTGCTGACGGCGGCGGGGGCACTGCCGGGGGGCCCGTTCTACCCGCTGGAGGGCGGCGGGCGcagcggagccgccgccgcgggAGCCGGAGCCGGGACGGGCGCTGCCGGCGGCTCCCGCGGGCCGCCGGGTCCGGGATCGCCGCCGCGCCTAGACCTGGACAAGATGCCCAAGAAGTTTGGAGCGGCCCCCGCCATCCTGGGCGAGGCGGAGGCAGTCGAGCCGCCCTTCGCCGCCCCCAAGCCGGACGGCCGCAAGGCCACCCCGTGCGGGGACGAGGAGCTgccgccggccgccgccgcccggtACTCCATGGACAGCCTGAGCCCCGAGCGCTACTACCTGCAGTCCCCCGGGCCGCCCGCCGCCGACCTGGGCgggccctgctccctgttcccctACCCGCCGGCGGCGCAGCACGGCACCGTCTACCAGCCGCCCGGCGGGCCGCGCTACCCCTACGGCTCCGTGCTGTCCCCGGGCGGCTTCGCGGGCGCCGTGTGCCCGCCCGGCGGTCGGGCGCAGTTCGGGGGCGGCGGCGGATACCAGTACGGGCAGCCGACGGGCGGCGGAGGTCTCTACGGCCCTTACCCGCCGGCCTCGGGCTCCTGCGGCGGGCTCGGGGCGCTGGGGGTGCCAGCCGCCGGCCCGGGGATGCGAGCGCAGGTTTTCCTCTGCAACCGGCCCCTCTGGCTCAAGTTCCACCGGCATCAGACGGAGATGATCATCACCAAGCAGGGCCG gAGAATGTTTCCCTTCCTGAGCTTCAACATCACCGGCCTCAACCCCACGGCCCACTACAACGTCTTCGTGGAGGTGGTGTTGGCGGACCCCAACCACTGGCGTTTCCAGGGGGGCAAGTGGGTGACCTGCGGCAAAGCCGACAACAACATGCAAG GTAACAAGGTCTACGTTCACCCTGAGTCCCCCAACACCGGGGCTCACTGGATGAGGCAGGAGATTTCATTCGGGAAGCTGAAGCTGACGAACAATAAAGGTGCTAACAACAACAACGCGCAG ATGATAGTACTTCAGTCCCTACACAAGTACCAGCCCCGACTTCACATTGTGGAAGTGACAGAAGATGGTGTTGAAGATCTGAACGATTCCTCAAAGacacaaacatttattttccctgaaaCGCAGTTCATAGCAGTTACAGCATATCAAAACACTGAT ATTACACAGCTCAAAATTGACCATAATCCTTTCGCAAAAGGCTTCAGAGACAACTATGACTC CATGTACACAGCTTCCGAAAATGACAGATTAACTCCATCTCCCACGGATTCTCCTAGATCCCACCAGATCGTCCCTGGCGCCCGATACAGTGTGCAGCCGTTCTTCCAGGAGCAGTTTGTCAACAACCTGCCCCCAGCCAGGTTTTACAACGGCGAGAGAACCGTCCCGCAGACGAACGGACTGCTGTCCCCGCAGCAGAACGAGGAGGTGGCCAGCTCTCCCCAGCGCTGGTTCGTGACGCCCGTGCAGCAGCCCAGTGCCAACAAACTGGACATGAACTCCTACGAGACGGAATATTCTCACAGCACCTTGCTCCCTTACGGCATTAAATCCCTCCCCCTTCAGACGTCCCACGCTCTGGGCTACTACCCCGACCCGACATTTCCATCCATggcaggctgggggagcaggggctcTTACCAGAGAAAAATGAGCACAGGACTAACTTGGACCTCGAGAACAAGTCCTCCGGGATTCACCGAAGACCAGCTTTCCAAGGACAAGGTGAAAGAAGAAATGGGCTCGTCCTGGATAGAGACTCCACCCTCTATCAAGTCTCTAGATTCAAATGATTCTGGGGTCTACACAGGTGCTTGTAAGAGAAGACGGCTTTCCCCTAGCACTTCCAGCAACGAAAATTCCCCGACAATGAAATGTGAGGACATTAATAATGCTGAGGACTATAGCAAAGACACTTCAAAAGGCATGGGCTACTATGCATTCTATGCTAGTTCTTAA